Proteins from a genomic interval of Nocardioidaceae bacterium:
- a CDS encoding bifunctional [glutamine synthetase] adenylyltransferase/[glutamine synthetase]-adenylyl-L-tyrosine phosphorylase, which yields MALTRLGFTDTEATLTAMERIGVEVSSPLAPILGLAADPDLAARRLADLADAVAASYAEIDGPGDTSTEAEREELAARCRAEFLDAVAGDEGTAMRLSAVLGASDALGEHLLRHPSHWRELTDPTLGRTRAARWYLRACLLLAVGADPDHESAIATLPDAEAVDALRVEYRRLLLRLVARDLAHQVALDDVAAEISDLATGTLEAALAVARARVAEGAHTCRLAVIAMGKCGGHELNYVSDVDVVFVAEPVEGQPEQVAMRAATQLASHLIRICGDHTAEGTIWPVDANLRPEGKHGPLVRTLGSYVGYYEKWARTWEFQALLKARPVAGDAALGQAYVDTLRPLVWKASRRENFVRETQAMRRRVLEHIPAKERDRQLKLGSGGLRDVEFAVQLLQMVHGAGDEDIREPTTLSALDALTKGGYVGREDGAALHDAYAFLRSVEHRLQLVKLRRTALIPTDTDELRRLARSLGMRREPVEQLTEALREQRVVVRRLHEKLFYRPLLDSLATAGHDAALLSSNVATDRLAALGFADPAAAMRHLDAMTTGFSRSARMRRALLPAMLAWFADTPDADAGLLGFRWLSEELGGSPWYLRMLRDEGEVAQRLALVLGSSRYAGSLLRREPEGVRLLSGQGLELLGRETLQIEMLATVGRAGDAAAASSAVRAIRRRDLVRVACADLCGLVDVVEVAEGLTDLTHATLEATLAAATRAVEAERGEELPTRMALVSMGRLGGHEIAYGSDADVMFVHDPLPGADPTKASRAATAVANEMRRMLAQAGPDPSLELDAALRPEGNQGPLVRTLDSYAAYYGRWSAVWEAQALLRAEAAVGDADLCRRFTELVDPLRWPAAGLSPAEATEVRRIKARVDNERMPRGADPKMHLKLGRGALTDIEWTVQLLQMQHAHDVPGLRTTRTLPALRAAREAELVTPEQARCLEESWLWCSRARNAVVLVRGTPDDQVPREVRDLSAVSEVLGYEPGESEDMLNDLRRALRQARGAVEEIFRP from the coding sequence ATGGCGCTGACCCGGCTCGGCTTCACCGACACCGAGGCCACCCTGACCGCGATGGAGCGCATCGGCGTCGAGGTCAGCTCACCGCTCGCGCCGATCCTCGGGCTCGCGGCCGACCCGGACCTCGCCGCCCGCCGCCTCGCGGACCTGGCCGACGCGGTCGCGGCGTCGTACGCGGAGATCGACGGCCCCGGGGACACCTCGACCGAGGCCGAGCGCGAGGAGCTGGCCGCGAGGTGCCGGGCCGAGTTCCTCGACGCCGTGGCGGGCGACGAGGGCACGGCGATGCGGCTGAGCGCGGTGCTCGGGGCCTCCGACGCCCTGGGCGAGCACCTGCTCCGCCACCCCTCCCACTGGCGCGAGCTGACCGACCCGACGCTGGGGCGTACGCGGGCCGCCCGCTGGTACCTGCGCGCCTGCCTGCTGCTCGCCGTGGGTGCCGACCCCGACCACGAGTCCGCGATCGCGACCCTGCCGGACGCGGAGGCGGTCGACGCGCTGCGCGTGGAGTACCGCCGGCTGCTGCTGCGCCTGGTCGCCCGCGACCTGGCCCACCAGGTCGCCCTCGACGACGTCGCGGCCGAGATCTCCGACCTGGCCACCGGCACGCTCGAGGCGGCCCTGGCCGTCGCCCGGGCCCGGGTGGCCGAGGGTGCGCACACGTGCCGGCTCGCGGTGATCGCGATGGGCAAGTGCGGGGGACACGAGCTGAACTACGTCTCCGACGTCGACGTCGTCTTCGTGGCCGAGCCCGTCGAGGGACAGCCGGAGCAGGTCGCGATGCGGGCGGCCACCCAGCTGGCGAGCCACCTGATCCGCATCTGCGGGGACCACACGGCCGAGGGCACGATCTGGCCGGTCGATGCCAACCTACGGCCCGAGGGCAAGCACGGCCCGCTGGTGCGCACCCTGGGCTCCTACGTCGGCTACTACGAGAAGTGGGCACGCACCTGGGAGTTCCAGGCGCTGCTGAAGGCGCGGCCGGTCGCGGGGGACGCGGCCCTGGGGCAGGCGTACGTCGACACGCTCCGCCCCCTGGTCTGGAAGGCCTCACGACGGGAGAACTTCGTCCGGGAGACCCAGGCGATGCGCCGTCGCGTGCTCGAGCACATCCCCGCAAAGGAGCGGGACCGCCAGCTCAAGCTCGGCTCCGGTGGACTGCGGGACGTGGAGTTCGCCGTGCAGCTGCTGCAGATGGTGCACGGCGCCGGGGACGAGGACATCCGCGAACCGACGACGCTCTCGGCGCTCGACGCGCTCACCAAGGGCGGCTACGTCGGGCGCGAGGACGGGGCGGCGCTGCACGACGCGTACGCGTTCCTCCGGTCGGTCGAGCACCGGCTGCAGCTGGTGAAGCTGCGCCGCACCGCGCTCATCCCCACCGACACCGACGAGCTGCGCCGCCTCGCGCGGTCGTTGGGGATGCGCCGCGAGCCGGTCGAGCAGCTGACCGAGGCCCTGCGCGAGCAGCGGGTGGTGGTGCGGCGACTGCACGAGAAGCTCTTCTACCGCCCGCTCCTGGACTCGCTCGCCACCGCCGGCCACGACGCGGCGCTGCTGAGCTCGAACGTGGCGACCGACCGGCTCGCGGCGCTGGGGTTCGCCGACCCGGCGGCGGCGATGAGGCACCTCGATGCGATGACCACCGGCTTCTCGCGCAGCGCGAGGATGCGCCGGGCGCTCCTGCCCGCGATGCTCGCGTGGTTCGCCGACACCCCCGACGCCGACGCGGGCCTGCTCGGGTTCCGCTGGCTGTCCGAGGAGCTCGGCGGCTCGCCGTGGTACCTGCGGATGCTGCGCGACGAGGGCGAGGTCGCCCAGCGGCTGGCGCTCGTGCTGGGGTCCTCCCGGTACGCGGGCTCGCTGCTGCGCCGCGAACCCGAGGGCGTACGGCTGCTGTCCGGGCAGGGCCTCGAGCTGCTCGGCCGGGAGACGCTGCAGATCGAGATGCTCGCGACGGTCGGTCGGGCGGGCGACGCCGCAGCCGCGAGCAGCGCCGTCCGCGCGATCCGTCGGCGCGACCTGGTGCGCGTCGCGTGCGCCGACCTGTGCGGCCTCGTGGACGTGGTGGAGGTGGCCGAAGGCCTGACCGACCTGACGCACGCGACGCTGGAGGCGACGCTCGCCGCCGCCACGCGGGCGGTCGAGGCCGAGCGCGGCGAGGAGCTGCCGACTCGCATGGCGCTGGTCTCGATGGGGCGTCTCGGCGGCCACGAGATCGCGTACGGCTCCGACGCCGACGTGATGTTCGTCCACGACCCCCTGCCGGGTGCGGACCCGACGAAGGCGTCGCGCGCGGCGACCGCGGTCGCGAACGAGATGCGCCGCATGCTCGCACAGGCCGGCCCCGACCCGTCCCTGGAGCTGGACGCCGCGTTGCGTCCGGAGGGCAACCAGGGCCCGCTGGTGCGTACGCTCGATTCCTACGCCGCCTACTACGGCAGGTGGTCAGCGGTCTGGGAGGCGCAGGCGCTCCTGCGCGCCGAGGCCGCCGTCGGCGACGCGGACCTGTGTCGCCGGTTCACCGAGCTGGTGGACCCGCTCCGGTGGCCCGCGGCCGGGCTCTCCCCGGCCGAGGCCACCGAGGTGCGACGCATCAAGGCACGCGTCGACAACGAGCGGATGCCCCGCGGCGCCGACCCGAAGATGCACCTGAAGCTCGGCCGCGGCGCGCTCACCGACATCGAGTGGACCGTGCAGCTGCTGCAGATGCAGCACGCCCACGACGTGCCGGGCCTGCGGACCACCCGCACGCTGCCGGCGCTCCGTGCCGCCCGCGAGGCGGAGCTGGTGACCCCGGAGCAGGCCCGCTGCCTGGAGGAGTCCTGGCTGTGGTGCAGCAGGGCCCGCAACGCCGTGGTGCTCGTACGCGGGACCCCCGACGACCAGGTGCCGCGCGAGGTGCGCGACCTCAGCGCCGTCAGCGAGGTGCTCGGCTACGAGCCGGGCGAGTCCGAGGACATGCTCAACGACCTGCGGCGGGCGCTGCGTCAGGCCCGTGGAGCCGTCGAGGAGATCTTCCGGCCTTGA
- the map gene encoding type I methionyl aminopeptidase yields MASSTATAPVEPGTISPRRPVPSHIVRPEYVDKPAPTGDPGPEVKDAETIERMRTAGRIAAQALAECGKAVQPGVTHDELDRIGHEFLCDHGAYPSTLGYRGFPKSLCTSANEVICHGIPDSRVVQDGDLVNIDITGYIGGVHGDNNATFLAGDVDEESRLLVERTHEAMMRGIKAARPGRQLNVIGRVIETYARRFGYGVVREFTGHGIGPSFHSGLVVPHYDDPHYDTVIQPGMTFTIEPMLNLGTHEWDMWSDDWTVVTKDRRRSAQFEHTILITDDGAEILTLP; encoded by the coding sequence ATGGCTTCCAGCACCGCCACCGCGCCCGTCGAGCCGGGGACGATCTCCCCGCGCCGTCCGGTGCCCTCGCACATCGTCCGCCCCGAGTACGTCGACAAGCCCGCACCCACCGGCGACCCCGGCCCGGAGGTCAAGGACGCCGAGACCATCGAGAGGATGCGCACGGCCGGACGCATCGCCGCCCAGGCACTCGCCGAGTGCGGCAAGGCCGTGCAGCCGGGCGTGACCCACGACGAGCTCGACCGCATCGGGCACGAGTTCCTGTGCGACCACGGGGCGTACCCCTCCACGCTGGGCTACCGCGGCTTCCCGAAGTCGCTGTGCACCAGCGCCAACGAGGTGATCTGCCATGGCATCCCCGACTCCCGCGTCGTGCAGGACGGCGACCTGGTCAACATCGACATCACCGGCTACATCGGCGGGGTGCACGGCGACAACAACGCGACGTTCCTCGCCGGCGACGTGGACGAGGAGTCCCGGTTGCTCGTCGAGCGCACCCACGAGGCGATGATGCGTGGCATCAAGGCCGCGCGCCCCGGGCGGCAGCTGAACGTGATCGGTCGGGTGATCGAGACGTACGCCCGCCGCTTCGGCTACGGCGTCGTCCGTGAGTTCACCGGCCACGGCATCGGTCCGAGCTTCCACTCCGGCCTGGTCGTGCCGCACTACGACGACCCGCACTACGACACCGTGATCCAGCCCGGCATGACGTTCACGATCGAGCCGATGCTGAACCTCGGCACCCACGAGTGGGACATGTGGTCCGACGACTGGACCGTCGTGACGAAGGACCGTCGTCGCTCCGCGCAGTTCGAGCACACGATTCTCATCACCGACGACGGTGCGGAGATCCTCACCCTCCCCTGA
- a CDS encoding acylphosphatase has translation MPARGLVAREVRVHGTVQGVFFRATCVEEAQRAGVRGWVRNEPDGTVSAHFEGAPDAVEQMVRWCREGSPQAEVTGVEATQATPEGLENLESFEQRG, from the coding sequence ATGCCCGCGCGGGGTCTGGTCGCGCGCGAGGTGCGCGTCCACGGCACGGTGCAGGGGGTCTTCTTCCGCGCGACCTGCGTCGAGGAGGCGCAGCGGGCGGGCGTACGCGGATGGGTGCGCAACGAGCCCGACGGCACGGTCAGCGCCCACTTCGAGGGCGCTCCGGACGCGGTGGAGCAGATGGTGCGCTGGTGTCGGGAGGGCTCACCGCAGGCCGAGGTCACCGGGGTGGAGGCGACCCAGGCGACCCCCGAGGGTCTCGAGAACCTCGAGAGCTTCGAGCAGCGGGGATGA
- a CDS encoding glutamine synthetase family protein, with amino-acid sequence MEERDVRFVRLWFTDVLGFLKSVSVAPAELEGAFTEGIGFDGSAIEGFARTNESDMLAHPDPSTFQILPWRGEGPSTARMFCDIRMPDGSPSYADPRFVLKRTLDKAAEQGFTFYTHPEIEFYLFKDVPSPGEDPRPVDRSGFFDHTAQSRGSDFRREVITMLESMGISVEFSHHEGGPGQQEIDLRYADALSMADNIMTFRTVVREVALGQDIWASFMPKPFTTHPGSGMHTHVSLFEGDNNAFFAPGQQYSLSDTGRHFIAGLLHHASEITAITNQWVNSYKRLIGGGEAPAYICWGHNNRSAMVRVPMYKPNKGQSTRVEVRTIDPACNPYLAFAVILAAGLKGIEGEYELPPEAEDDVWALSEGERRALGIKPLPTNLSQAIEVMEESELLADCLGERVYDFYLRNKRTEWNEFRQFVTSHERDMMLPVI; translated from the coding sequence CTGGAGGAGCGCGACGTGCGCTTCGTCCGGCTGTGGTTCACCGACGTGCTCGGTTTCCTCAAGTCGGTCTCGGTGGCGCCCGCCGAGCTCGAGGGCGCGTTCACCGAGGGCATCGGGTTCGACGGGTCGGCGATCGAGGGATTCGCGCGCACCAACGAGTCCGACATGCTCGCCCACCCCGACCCGAGCACCTTCCAGATCCTGCCGTGGCGCGGCGAGGGCCCCTCGACGGCCCGCATGTTCTGCGACATCCGGATGCCCGACGGCTCCCCGTCGTACGCCGACCCGAGGTTCGTGCTCAAGCGCACCCTGGACAAGGCGGCCGAGCAGGGGTTCACCTTCTACACCCACCCCGAGATCGAGTTCTACCTCTTCAAGGACGTGCCGAGCCCCGGTGAGGACCCGCGCCCGGTCGACCGCAGCGGCTTCTTCGACCACACCGCCCAGTCGCGCGGCTCGGACTTCCGCCGCGAGGTCATCACCATGCTGGAGTCGATGGGCATCAGCGTCGAGTTCAGCCACCACGAGGGCGGCCCGGGCCAGCAGGAGATCGACCTGCGCTACGCCGACGCACTCAGCATGGCCGACAACATCATGACCTTCCGCACCGTGGTGCGCGAGGTGGCGCTGGGCCAGGACATCTGGGCCAGCTTCATGCCCAAGCCCTTCACCACGCACCCGGGCTCGGGCATGCACACGCACGTCTCGCTCTTCGAGGGCGACAACAACGCGTTCTTCGCACCGGGGCAGCAGTACTCGCTCTCCGACACCGGGCGCCACTTCATCGCCGGTCTCCTGCACCACGCCAGCGAGATCACCGCGATCACCAACCAGTGGGTCAACTCCTACAAGCGCCTCATCGGCGGTGGCGAGGCCCCGGCGTACATCTGCTGGGGTCACAACAACCGTTCCGCGATGGTGCGGGTGCCGATGTACAAGCCCAACAAGGGGCAGTCCACGCGCGTCGAGGTGCGCACCATCGACCCGGCCTGCAATCCCTACCTCGCTTTCGCGGTGATCCTCGCCGCCGGCCTGAAGGGCATCGAGGGCGAGTACGAGCTGCCGCCGGAGGCCGAGGACGACGTGTGGGCGCTCAGCGAGGGCGAGCGTCGCGCGCTCGGCATCAAGCCGCTGCCGACGAACCTGTCCCAGGCCATCGAGGTGATGGAGGAGTCCGAGCTGCTCGCCGACTGCCTCGGTGAGCGGGTCTACGACTTCTACCTGCGCAACAAGCGCACCGAGTGGAACGAGTTCCGTCAGTTCGTGACCAGCCACGAGCGCGACATGATGCTGCCGGTGATCTGA
- a CDS encoding type 1 glutamine amidotransferase translates to MDEVRPTVLVVQHEDAVPLRLLGDWLGAEGCDLAVVRPDRGEPLPGEGAPEVLEAYDALVVLGGTMDSWDDAGHPWFAGTRALILAAGRLTIPTLGVCLGHQLAVQAYGGQVGRNPHGPTAGVVPVGWSDAATDDALLGRIARRSVDDSAQTVAVHHNSDVATRLPDGVALLAEAPDGSPEAVRFAPSVWGVQCHPEADAGLVRLWERVREGDPDPVVVAEVLAAEKTLVETWRPLATALTDLAHARRAARLSEALDLPEPRP, encoded by the coding sequence ATGGACGAGGTGCGACCGACGGTCCTCGTGGTCCAGCACGAGGACGCCGTGCCGCTCCGCCTGCTCGGCGACTGGTTGGGCGCGGAGGGGTGCGACCTGGCCGTCGTACGCCCCGACCGTGGCGAGCCGCTCCCGGGTGAGGGGGCTCCCGAGGTCCTCGAGGCGTACGACGCGCTCGTCGTGCTCGGCGGCACGATGGACAGCTGGGACGACGCGGGGCACCCGTGGTTCGCCGGCACCCGCGCGCTGATCCTCGCGGCGGGGCGCCTGACGATCCCCACCCTCGGCGTGTGCCTGGGCCACCAGCTGGCCGTCCAGGCGTACGGCGGGCAGGTCGGCCGCAACCCGCACGGCCCCACGGCCGGCGTCGTGCCCGTCGGGTGGAGCGACGCGGCCACCGACGACGCCCTGCTGGGCCGGATCGCCCGACGGTCGGTCGACGACTCCGCGCAGACCGTGGCCGTGCACCACAACAGCGACGTCGCGACCCGCCTCCCCGACGGCGTCGCCCTGCTGGCAGAGGCCCCGGACGGCAGCCCCGAGGCCGTACGGTTCGCACCGTCGGTGTGGGGTGTGCAGTGCCATCCCGAGGCGGACGCCGGGCTCGTACGCCTCTGGGAACGGGTGCGCGAGGGCGACCCCGACCCGGTCGTCGTCGCCGAGGTGCTGGCCGCCGAGAAGACGCTGGTGGAGACCTGGCGGCCGCTGGCCACCGCGTTGACCGACCTGGCGCACGCCCGGCGTGCCGCTCGCCTCAGCGAGGCGCTCGACCTGCCCGAGCCGCGCCCGTGA
- the panB gene encoding 3-methyl-2-oxobutanoate hydroxymethyltransferase, with the protein MSSEQPAPYGGNAVPDPGVPAGATATPRRRRVRTAHLREMKQRGERFAMLTSYDMLTAEIFDEAGVEVLLVGDSASNNVLGNETSLPVTVEELIPLTRAVARASTYALVVADLPFGSYQGSPEQAYDTAVRFMKEGGAHCVKLEGGAEMAPQIRKLVDGGVPVMAHIGFTPQSEHSLGGYRIQGRGAGAEKLMADAKAVEGAGAFAVVMEMVPGDVAAEVTAALSIPTIGIGAGAGCDGQVLVWQDAFGLRAGRMPRFVKQYADVRSVLRDAAVAYADDVRSGTFPGPDHTFSSQ; encoded by the coding sequence ATGAGCAGCGAGCAGCCTGCCCCCTACGGCGGCAACGCGGTGCCCGACCCGGGGGTGCCCGCGGGCGCGACGGCTACCCCGAGACGACGCCGTGTCCGCACCGCCCACCTGCGCGAGATGAAGCAGCGCGGCGAGCGGTTCGCGATGTTGACGAGCTACGACATGCTCACTGCCGAGATCTTCGACGAGGCCGGCGTCGAGGTGCTGCTGGTCGGAGACTCCGCGTCCAACAACGTGCTCGGCAACGAGACGTCCCTCCCCGTCACCGTCGAGGAGCTGATCCCGCTGACACGGGCGGTCGCACGCGCCAGCACGTACGCGCTCGTCGTCGCCGACCTGCCTTTCGGCAGCTACCAGGGCTCACCGGAGCAGGCGTACGACACCGCCGTCCGCTTCATGAAGGAGGGCGGCGCCCACTGCGTGAAGCTCGAGGGCGGCGCGGAGATGGCTCCGCAGATCCGGAAGCTGGTCGACGGCGGCGTCCCGGTGATGGCCCACATCGGTTTCACGCCGCAGAGCGAGCACAGCCTGGGCGGCTACCGCATCCAGGGCCGCGGGGCGGGCGCCGAGAAGCTGATGGCGGACGCGAAGGCGGTCGAGGGCGCCGGCGCGTTCGCGGTCGTGATGGAAATGGTGCCCGGCGACGTGGCCGCGGAGGTGACGGCTGCGCTCTCGATCCCGACGATCGGCATCGGCGCCGGTGCGGGGTGCGACGGCCAGGTGCTGGTCTGGCAGGACGCCTTCGGGCTGCGTGCGGGTCGCATGCCCCGCTTCGTGAAGCAGTACGCCGACGTGCGCTCGGTGCTGCGCGACGCGGCGGTCGCGTACGCGGACGACGTCCGCTCCGGCACCTTCCCCGGACCCGACCACACGTTCTCCAGCCAGTGA
- a CDS encoding antibiotic biosynthesis monooxygenase codes for MSPIDLPEPPYTVVVFTSRLRSDLDDDARAAYDRMSARMEILASEQPGYLGVESARGDDLEGITCSYWVDDAAAVAWKQVTAHLLAQERGRQDWYADYRVRVATVTRAYGKRA; via the coding sequence GTGAGCCCGATCGATCTGCCGGAGCCGCCGTACACGGTGGTCGTCTTCACCTCGCGGCTGCGCAGCGATCTCGACGACGACGCGCGGGCGGCCTACGACCGTATGTCGGCGCGCATGGAGATCCTGGCGTCCGAGCAGCCCGGCTACCTCGGCGTCGAGTCGGCCCGCGGTGACGACCTCGAGGGCATCACGTGCTCCTACTGGGTCGACGACGCCGCGGCCGTCGCCTGGAAGCAGGTCACCGCGCACCTCCTCGCGCAGGAGCGCGGCCGCCAGGACTGGTACGCCGACTACCGCGTGCGCGTCGCCACAGTCACTCGCGCCTACGGCAAGCGGGCCTAG
- a CDS encoding nuclear transport factor 2 family protein, translating to MGERGQVLTEHERDLLWEQISDLEHRGWRALCGGSGGHFYADLMTEDGLMVLAGGRVMDREEVRGSLGEVSHWDTFEISEEKLVTPGADVAVLVYLGVGHRGEETFTARMSSTYVRTSPAGAGPWRLALYTQTPSDG from the coding sequence ATGGGTGAGCGTGGACAGGTCCTGACCGAGCACGAGCGCGACCTGCTCTGGGAGCAGATCAGCGACCTCGAGCACCGGGGGTGGCGGGCCCTGTGCGGCGGCTCCGGCGGCCACTTCTACGCCGACCTCATGACCGAGGACGGGCTCATGGTGCTCGCCGGCGGCCGGGTGATGGACCGCGAGGAGGTGCGTGGCTCACTCGGCGAGGTCAGCCACTGGGACACCTTCGAGATCAGCGAGGAGAAGCTCGTGACGCCCGGGGCCGACGTCGCCGTGCTGGTCTACCTCGGTGTCGGCCACCGGGGCGAGGAGACATTCACGGCTCGCATGAGCAGCACGTACGTACGCACCTCACCGGCCGGCGCCGGGCCGTGGCGCCTGGCGCTCTACACCCAGACACCCTCGGACGGCTGA
- a CDS encoding acylphosphatase: protein MTEASTPGTEIDLSETHARQVRVSGPRVQDVHFREHCAERAAQAAVTGWVSNELDGTVAARFEGTRGAVEDLVAWCRDGSPEAEVAEVSVETVEPEGLTEFTVHDGVA, encoded by the coding sequence ATGACTGAGGCATCGACCCCCGGGACCGAGATCGACCTGTCGGAGACGCACGCCCGCCAGGTGCGCGTCAGCGGCCCGCGGGTCCAAGACGTGCACTTCCGCGAGCACTGTGCCGAGCGTGCCGCTCAGGCCGCGGTGACGGGGTGGGTGTCCAACGAGCTCGACGGCACCGTCGCTGCCCGCTTCGAGGGCACCCGGGGCGCCGTCGAGGATCTCGTGGCCTGGTGCCGCGACGGGTCGCCGGAGGCCGAGGTCGCGGAGGTGTCGGTGGAGACCGTCGAGCCCGAGGGCCTCACCGAGTTCACGGTGCACGACGGCGTGGCCTGA
- a CDS encoding NAD(+) synthase gives MDFTNVYAHGFARVAACAVPVAIADPATNAEAVLAQARTHHDDGVAVAVFPELCLTGYAIDDLVLQATVLDAVDDALDRIVGASVDLRPVLVVGAPLRHGMRLLNCAVVIHRGEVLGVVPKSALPTYREFYERRHYAPGDDRRGTTITVAGRDVPCGPDLLFVADDVPDLVLGVEICEDMWVPVPPSAEAALAGATVLANLSGSPITVARAEDRRLLVRSASMRCQAAYVFAAAGEGESTTDLAWDGQAMVYECGDLLGETERFPDGPRATVVDVDLGRIAAQRVRQGTLDDNRRTHAARTEDFRRVGFTLDPPAGDVGLRRDVARFPFVPDDPARLAQDCYEAYSIQVSGLTQRLGAIGGPDVVIGVSGGLDSTHALIVAARAMDLLGRPRSDIHAVTMPGFATGAETKDRATRLCAALGVRFEELDIRPAAQQMLADLDHPFAGGEPVYDVTFENVQAGLRTDYLFRIANHRGGIVLGTGDLSELALGWATYGVGDQMSHYAVNTGVPKTLIQHLIRWVADSGELGAAAGDDEVADVLREIVAQEITPELVPAGEDGSVQSTEQQIGPYALQDFTLWHTLRDGAKPSKIAFLALHAWGDATAGRWPPGYPEDKRQAYDLAGIRRWLEVFCRRFFGFSQFKRSALPNGPKVSPGGSLSPRGDWRAPADGNASVWLADLDRVPDDAGVEWHA, from the coding sequence GTGGACTTCACCAACGTGTACGCCCACGGGTTCGCCCGGGTCGCCGCGTGCGCGGTCCCGGTCGCGATCGCCGACCCGGCGACGAACGCCGAGGCGGTGCTGGCGCAGGCGCGCACCCACCACGACGACGGGGTCGCCGTGGCGGTCTTCCCCGAGCTGTGCCTGACGGGCTACGCGATCGACGACCTGGTCCTGCAGGCGACCGTGCTGGACGCCGTCGACGACGCGCTCGACCGCATCGTCGGGGCGTCCGTCGACCTGCGTCCCGTGCTCGTCGTCGGCGCCCCGCTGCGCCACGGGATGCGCCTGCTCAACTGCGCCGTCGTGATCCACCGCGGCGAGGTGCTCGGTGTCGTCCCCAAGAGCGCGCTGCCGACCTATCGCGAGTTCTACGAGCGTCGCCACTACGCGCCGGGCGACGACCGACGCGGGACCACGATCACCGTGGCCGGGCGCGACGTGCCGTGCGGACCGGACCTGCTCTTCGTCGCCGACGACGTGCCCGACCTCGTGCTCGGTGTCGAGATCTGCGAGGACATGTGGGTCCCCGTGCCACCGTCGGCCGAGGCAGCACTCGCCGGGGCGACGGTGCTCGCCAACCTGTCCGGGTCGCCGATCACGGTCGCCCGCGCCGAGGACCGGCGTCTGCTGGTGCGCTCGGCGTCCATGCGGTGCCAGGCGGCGTACGTCTTCGCGGCCGCGGGTGAGGGCGAGTCGACCACCGACCTCGCCTGGGACGGGCAGGCGATGGTCTACGAGTGCGGTGACCTGCTGGGCGAGACCGAGCGGTTCCCCGACGGCCCGCGCGCGACGGTCGTCGACGTCGACCTGGGTCGCATCGCTGCGCAGCGCGTACGCCAGGGCACCCTCGACGACAACCGGCGTACGCACGCGGCGCGCACCGAGGACTTCCGTCGCGTCGGGTTCACGCTCGACCCGCCCGCCGGCGACGTGGGCCTGCGTCGTGACGTGGCGCGGTTCCCGTTCGTGCCCGACGACCCGGCGCGCCTGGCCCAGGACTGCTACGAGGCCTACTCGATCCAGGTCTCGGGACTCACCCAGCGACTCGGCGCGATCGGCGGTCCCGACGTGGTGATCGGCGTCTCCGGCGGCCTGGACTCCACGCACGCCCTGATCGTCGCGGCGCGTGCGATGGACCTGCTCGGGCGGCCGCGCAGCGACATCCACGCCGTGACCATGCCGGGTTTTGCGACGGGAGCGGAGACGAAGGACCGCGCGACCCGGCTGTGCGCAGCGCTCGGGGTGCGCTTCGAGGAGCTCGACATCCGTCCGGCGGCGCAGCAGATGCTCGCGGACCTCGACCACCCCTTCGCGGGCGGCGAGCCGGTCTACGACGTCACCTTCGAGAACGTGCAGGCCGGGTTGCGCACCGACTACCTGTTCCGGATCGCCAACCACCGCGGCGGCATCGTGCTCGGCACCGGCGACCTCTCCGAGCTCGCGCTCGGGTGGGCGACGTACGGGGTGGGCGACCAGATGAGCCACTACGCGGTGAACACCGGCGTGCCCAAGACCCTGATCCAGCACCTGATCCGCTGGGTCGCCGACTCAGGTGAGCTCGGTGCAGCGGCAGGCGACGACGAGGTCGCCGACGTGCTGCGCGAGATCGTCGCGCAGGAGATCACCCCCGAGCTCGTGCCCGCGGGTGAGGACGGCTCGGTGCAGTCCACCGAGCAGCAGATCGGCCCGTACGCCCTGCAGGACTTCACCCTGTGGCACACCCTGCGCGACGGTGCGAAGCCGTCGAAGATCGCCTTTCTCGCCCTGCACGCCTGGGGCGACGCGACCGCGGGCCGGTGGCCTCCGGGCTATCCCGAGGACAAGCGGCAGGCCTACGACCTCGCGGGGATCCGCCGGTGGCTGGAGGTCTTCTGTCGGCGGTTCTTCGGGTTCAGCCAGTTCAAGCGCTCGGCGCTGCCGAACGGCCCGAAGGTCTCACCCGGCGGGTCGCTCAGCCCTCGCGGTGACTGGCGGGCGCCGGCCGACGGCAACGCGAGCGTGTGGCTGGCGGACCTGGACCGTGTGCCCGACGACGCGGGCGTCGAGTGGCACGCGTAG